The Salvelinus namaycush isolate Seneca chromosome 31, SaNama_1.0, whole genome shotgun sequence genomic interval cATTTAAGTtaaattcttcaagaatcaatgcctACATAAGTATTTTAACAGTCCAAAAAAATATGAAGCAACTGCAGATTGTTGTCCCTTAAAGGGCCAGTTGCTCCGCTGCAGACCCAGGTCCTGGGTCAGAACTTGGGAAAGCACCCAACACAAGTGTCTGTTCTACTTGTACTGTTACAATACAGGCTGGTTAGTCCGGTGTGGTTGAAAACATGCACACTCAAATGTTTGTAGAGGTGCCGACTAATGGAGAGTAAACTGTATCAAAAGTGTGCAGCTTTTTCTTAATTTCCATATTGTACTTTGGTTGAATAAAGTAGATTTTATGAAGACAGTAAGAAACAGCAGCATTCTAAAATGTGTTGAGTATTTGGGTAGGTAACGATAAAAGCAGAACAATTTATCTGAATGTATGAAGTCACACATGTAACATGGCTGTATGCcaatgctgccatctagtggagaAATACAGCACTTCAATTTATCTGATAGTATACACACACCATCTGACAAATACCAGGTAATACCGAAAAGCTGGTTAGACTTTAAATGACTAAAACAAAAAGACAGACATGCCATACTACTTACGTATTACTTTATTACTTTCCATTAAAACCAGGAATTATGTCTGAAATGTCACCAATCAAAATAGATACCTTGATAGTTTGCTACCATTTTACATCTTCCGCATTGCATTTCATCATTGCCTTTAAACCATTAGTACAGGAGTGTTGATGGAATACTAAGACAGCCTTAGAAGTTTTATTCAATACTTCCACCACTGCATCCAGAATCAGTTCCCAATGGAACACACCCATACCATGGCAAAATACTCAAGCACAAAAAACAAGCAAACTCCTGTACACTCGACTCACTTTACATTTTTCACTCCTGAAAATAAGGCTAACTTTGTACCAATCACCCGATCAGTGCCCTTCAAATGTGCGTTAATGTGACAGGCTGGAGCAAGATCAGAAAAACATAATGCCACAGGGGCTTGGTGTGTACACTGTGCCATCTATGTATGTTGTATGGGTGGACATAACGTGAACTAATTTAAGGTGCACCATATATAGAAGGATGGTGGAGTGGGGATCCAGGACTATACTTTGAGTGTCCCCTTGGTAGTAGGGTGCAGGACACTGGTGTTCAGGATAACATTGGCAAAGCCCTCAGTTGCTGGCTTTGACCGCCTCAATCTTGCCATCCTGTTGTTTGAGACGGTAGTCATGGAGGGCAGCTTTGATGGCATCCTCAGCCAGCACTGGAGAAAAGGGCACAGTCAGGAATTTCAAATGGTTTTTAAAATTAGGTTTTAAAAAACCAGATGGTTTAGAATTGCCCAACTTGTTCTTTCCCAACGGTCTAACAGTCTTAGATATTAGACTGAAATAAGAGCTTACTAGAGCAGTGAAGTTTGACCGGTGGAAGACAGAGCTCTTTGGCAATATCCGTGTTCTGTATGGTCAGTGCTTCCTCAATCTGAAAGCCAAGCGAGCAACATTCCATCAACCAAGAAATAAACTCCATCCAACCATGATATGTAACAAAAGGAACAAACAAGCAGCGTGGCGGAAAAGTCTTGAATTGAGAAATGCAACATTCAGACAGAACAGTGAAACAGGAAGCAGAGGAAGTGTCATGGGTGCAGAATGTTCACTCACAGATTTGCCCTTCACCCACTCTGTTACCAGGGAGCTGGAGGCGATGGCTGAGCCGCAGCCAAACGTCTTGAACCTGGCGTCCACAATCTTCCCATGATCGTCTACCTCAATCTGCAGAAAGGAAAGGAGTCACTTTATTCAATGGTGACTTTTGTTCAAAAATGAATTCATAAACAATGAGTCACGTTACTGAACACATATGCTTGGTAACTAAATAGAGCATGCCGCTTCTCCGTAAACCCTCTGTGTTGACACTTTTGGAATACAGTAAATGGCGACTTCATTCAAAATCCCAGGCCATTGGAGGTTCCTGTGAGGTGGACTTGGTGAAACAGGGAGTAATCAGGACAGGGGACCGACGTACCTGCAGTTTCATCACATCTCCACAAGCTGGGGCACCCACCAAGCCTGTACCCACATTCTTGGAGGTCTTGTCCAGGGAGCCAACATTCCTTGGGTTCTCATAGTGGTCCACTACCTAAAAATTGGAAAAAGGAAGGAAATGTCATGGTTAGTCATCATATTGTTGATTCCACTTAATTCACAATTATGATTACCCCCTCTTGGGAACGTGCCCTGCTGCAGTTACAAACATTCACATAACAGCATCCGTAATCACAGTCCAACTGTCTCCCAAAAAAGCAGGCTCAAGGCTGAGAGGCCTCTTGCATTGCCGTTATGTAACAAGTTGACGTTACGTAAGGCAAATTAAAATAAACAGATTAGGACAGGGCTCCACTGCTCACAACAGTAATTCCTGTTGCAACCTCCCTCCCCCCAGATGTAATAGCCATGATGCGGAGTCATTCTCTACACTAAATGCTGGGAACAAAGCTTTTGACGAGATCATTATGAGGATTGTCTGAATATCCTAAAATATCAGGGCCTCGTTTCCCAGAGCCTGAGTAGCATTAAGATCATTGTTTCTCAAAACCATAGTTACTAAAGTTGCACTTGAACACTTATTTACCTCAGACCACTCATAGAATAGCTAAGTGTATCGTTAGATGCTTGTTTTTGCCATTCCGTCACTTTATACACAAAAGAGCTCCGCTAAACAAAGActcttatgtctctctggaacTGCCGATAACTTCATTCTGAAGTTAACTACAAATATGTATTTGCAATTGTAACAAATAAGCGAAGGATAAGACaatgcttcaaatgaaaaccaTGGCTGAAAGACAAACATATTTGAAAAATACAGGCCTATGTTCATTCAATTTAATAATATTTTTCTAATTCTAGGCTGTCAAATTTTGCCTCAATTTATTTAATGATGTGCAACATGTGCGCAAATTTTGATTTAGTGCATTATAGGGTAAGCATTTAGAATGAGCCACCTCAATTTGCAGCCATTGGTGGTAATAAACTCAtcaaaaagaaacatccctttttcaggaccctgtctttcaaagagtTACTTGGATTTTCACGGATTAActtcagatcttcattgtaaagggtttaaacactgtttccccatgcttgttcaatgaaccataaacaatgaacatgcggaacggtcgttaagacactaaggtcacagttatgaaaacttgggacactaaagaggcatttctactgactctgaaaaacaccaaaaggaaGATGCTCATCTGCTTGAAcgtgtcttaggcatgctgcaaggaggcatgaggactgctgATGTAGCCAGAggaataaattgcaatgtccgtactgtgagacgcctaagacagcgctacagggagacaggatggacagctgatcttcctcgcagtggcagaccacgtgtaacccctgcacaggatcggtacatccgaatatcacacctgcaggacaggtacaggatggcaacaacaactgcccgagttacaccaggaacgcataatcccgccatcagtgctcaaactgtccggaataggctggactgagggcttgtaggcaacaacgtcgcctatgtgcacaaacccaccgtcgctggaccagacaggactggcaaaaagtgctcttcactgacgagttacgattttg includes:
- the LOC120026120 gene encoding iron-sulfur cluster assembly scaffold protein IscU-like; the encoded protein is MAGLVAAKKCITPLVVIKRLSSPEYKAQAAYHKKVVDHYENPRNVGSLDKTSKNVGTGLVGAPACGDVMKLQIEVDDHGKIVDARFKTFGCGSAIASSSLVTEWVKGKSIEEALTIQNTDIAKELCLPPVKLHCSMLAEDAIKAALHDYRLKQQDGKIEAVKASN